A stretch of Episyrphus balteatus chromosome 2, idEpiBalt1.1, whole genome shotgun sequence DNA encodes these proteins:
- the LOC129911802 gene encoding uncharacterized protein LOC129911802 isoform X1, producing the protein MAIKFDQQKTKQQLFHLSISLATVLVCMTYMQFRRNWAHVGKFWESFIIPIVFTGELLKVILARYCGRLETSNLTAKQRQKKAAYFSAREIFGGLLMQFLCTMLYAFICIILGAPVLQNYEQTFVLAMVLTLMTVSPTVFLLGGGGSLQVCFCEKVEFLTKSEEISLDLFKYNAVGAIFGAWAGSVVAPLDWDRDWQVYPIPNVVGALLGCGLGNIYACSKVLYSTAKVYYSKKRS; encoded by the coding sequence atggcaataAAATTCGACCAACAAAAGACCAAACAGCAACTTTTTCATCTGTCCATCAGTCTGGCCACTGTGCTCGTTTGCATGACTTACATGCAATTCCGCCGAAATTGGGCACATGTCGGCAAGTTTTGGGAATCATTCATTATTCCAATTGTTTTTACCGGAGAGCTACTAAAAGTAATTCTCGCTAGATACTGCGGTCGTTTGGAAACAAGCAATCTCACAGCCAAACAACGACAGAAAAAAGCTGCCTACTTTTCGGCCCGTGAAATATTTGGTGGACTTTTAATGCAGTTCTTATGTACCATGTTGTATGCGTTTATATGCATCATCTTGGGAGCACCCGTCCTTCAAAACTATGAACAGACTTTTGTTCTAGCCATGGTTTTGACTCTAATGACCGTTTCACCGACTGTCTTCCTCTTGGGCGGAGGTGGCTCTTTGCAAGTTTGCTTCTGTGAAAAGGTAGAATTTCTTACCAAGAGCGAAGAGATTTCATTGGATTTGTTCAAGTACAATGCAGTGGGAGCGATTTTTGGGGCTTGGGCTGGATCTGTTGTGGCTCCATTGGATTGGGATCGCGATTGGCAAGTTTATCCTATTCCCAATGTTGTGGGTGCATTGCTTGGATGTGGATTGGGTAATATCTATGCGTGCTCTAAGGTATTGTACTCAACTGCTAAGGTTTATTATAGCAAGAAGCGATCGTAA
- the LOC129911802 gene encoding uncharacterized protein LOC129911802 isoform X2 — protein sequence MAIKFDQQKTKQQLFHLSISLATVLVCMTYMQFRRNWAHVGKFWESFIIPIVFTGELLKVILARYCGRLETSNLTAKQRQKKAAYFSAREIFGGLLMQFLCTMLYAFICIILGAPVLQNYEQTFVLAMVLTLMTVSPTVFLLGGGGSLQVCFCEKVEFLTKSEEISLDLFKYNAVGAIFGAWAGSVVAPLDWDRDWQVYPIPNVVGALLGCGLARSDRKL from the exons atggcaataAAATTCGACCAACAAAAGACCAAACAGCAACTTTTTCATCTGTCCATCAGTCTGGCCACTGTGCTCGTTTGCATGACTTACATGCAATTCCGCCGAAATTGGGCACATGTCGGCAAGTTTTGGGAATCATTCATTATTCCAATTGTTTTTACCGGAGAGCTACTAAAAGTAATTCTCGCTAGATACTGCGGTCGTTTGGAAACAAGCAATCTCACAGCCAAACAACGACAGAAAAAAGCTGCCTACTTTTCGGCCCGTGAAATATTTGGTGGACTTTTAATGCAGTTCTTATGTACCATGTTGTATGCGTTTATATGCATCATCTTGGGAGCACCCGTCCTTCAAAACTATGAACAGACTTTTGTTCTAGCCATGGTTTTGACTCTAATGACCGTTTCACCGACTGTCTTCCTCTTGGGCGGAGGTGGCTCTTTGCAAGTTTGCTTCTGTGAAAAGGTAGAATTTCTTACCAAGAGCGAAGAGATTTCATTGGATTTGTTCAAGTACAATGCAGTGGGAGCGATTTTTGGGGCTTGGGCTGGATCTGTTGTGGCTCCATTGGATTGGGATCGCGATTGGCAAGTTTATCCTATTCCCAATGTTGTGGGTGCATTGCTTGGATGTGGATTGG CAAGAAGCGATCGTAAATTATAG